The proteins below come from a single Streptomyces tubercidicus genomic window:
- a CDS encoding MFS transporter: MNDPEPTTRAGRVIATLAMAGTVAAIMQTLVTPLIAKMPELLNTTSSNAAWVVTVTLLVAGVCVPISGRLGDLLGKRRMLLACTVPLVIGSVVCALASSVIPMIIGRGLQGMGMGVVPLGIALLRDVVPAEKLSGSIALVSASMGIGGAIGLPLAAAVAQYANWRVLFWGSAVLAAVIGVLIRFVVPDVPAGAKGQRFDAPGAIGLAIGLVSLLLAISKGADWGWGSGTTLGLLALAVVALLAWGCWELRTRDPLVDLRTTARPRLLMTNVASILVGVGMYAYMLIAPQLLQFPEVTGYGLGQSMLAAGLWTAPGGIMMMIISPLGGKLIDARGPKTALVLGALVIAAGYGLSLTLMGTAWGLMIVGIVLNSGVALAYGAMPALIMSAVPRSETAAANGFNTLMRSLGTTVGAAVIGVVLAQMTTSMGGVTLASEDGFRTGLLIGCGVALLAAVVAAAIPGVASTASRQPEGKAADEQAPAGHR, translated from the coding sequence ATGAACGACCCAGAGCCGACCACCCGCGCGGGCAGAGTGATCGCCACGCTCGCCATGGCCGGCACCGTCGCCGCGATCATGCAGACCCTGGTGACCCCGCTGATCGCGAAGATGCCGGAACTGCTGAACACCACATCCTCGAACGCGGCGTGGGTCGTCACCGTCACCCTCCTCGTCGCAGGAGTGTGTGTCCCGATATCGGGACGCCTCGGCGACCTGCTGGGTAAGCGGCGCATGCTGCTCGCCTGCACCGTCCCGCTGGTGATCGGGTCGGTGGTGTGTGCCCTCGCCTCCTCCGTCATACCCATGATCATCGGACGCGGCCTGCAGGGCATGGGCATGGGCGTGGTGCCCCTGGGCATCGCACTGCTGCGTGACGTCGTCCCGGCGGAGAAGCTCAGCGGCTCCATCGCCCTGGTCAGTGCCTCCATGGGCATCGGCGGCGCCATCGGCCTGCCCCTGGCCGCCGCCGTGGCCCAGTACGCCAACTGGCGCGTGCTGTTCTGGGGCTCGGCGGTCCTGGCTGCCGTGATCGGCGTCCTCATCCGGTTCGTCGTGCCCGACGTCCCGGCCGGAGCCAAAGGGCAGCGCTTCGACGCACCCGGTGCGATCGGCCTCGCCATCGGCCTCGTGTCCCTGCTCCTCGCGATCTCCAAGGGAGCTGACTGGGGCTGGGGTTCCGGTACCACGCTGGGACTGCTCGCCCTCGCCGTCGTGGCGCTGCTCGCCTGGGGCTGCTGGGAGCTGCGCACCCGCGACCCGCTGGTTGATCTGCGCACCACGGCCCGCCCGCGCCTTCTGATGACCAACGTCGCTTCGATCCTGGTCGGTGTCGGCATGTACGCGTACATGCTGATCGCGCCGCAGCTGCTGCAGTTCCCCGAAGTCACCGGCTACGGTCTGGGCCAGTCGATGCTGGCCGCCGGCCTGTGGACAGCGCCCGGCGGCATCATGATGATGATCATCTCTCCGCTCGGCGGCAAGCTGATCGACGCACGTGGCCCCAAAACCGCCCTCGTCCTCGGTGCCCTGGTGATCGCGGCCGGCTACGGCCTCTCGCTCACGCTGATGGGCACCGCCTGGGGCCTCATGATCGTCGGTATCGTCCTCAACAGCGGTGTCGCCCTTGCCTACGGCGCCATGCCGGCCCTCATCATGAGCGCCGTCCCGCGCTCCGAAACAGCGGCGGCCAACGGCTTCAACACCCTGATGCGCTCACTGGGTACCACGGTCGGCGCCGCCGTGATCGGTGTCGTCCTGGCGCAGATGACCACCAGCATGGGAGGCGTCACGCTGGCCTCCGAGGACGGATTCCGCACCGGCCTGCTGATCGGCTGCGGCGTGGCCCTCCTGGCCGCCGTCGTCGCCGCGGCCATCCCGGGAGTGGCCTCCACCGCATCCCGGCAGCCCGAGGGGAAGGCCGCGGACGAGCAGGCGCCGGCCGGCCACCGCTGA